From Cyclopterus lumpus isolate fCycLum1 chromosome 2, fCycLum1.pri, whole genome shotgun sequence, a single genomic window includes:
- the LOC117740736 gene encoding uncharacterized protein LOC117740736 isoform X2 → MSPVRCSVSSALWGMCAADSVSMPVHWYYNVDDIRRDFGGWMSGFAAPRDRHPSSILSLSNTAGSGRTAWSSGAKRPDVVGSVILHDKLDLWKTSKGSVHYHQGLQSGDNTLNVLCSLRAARSLVSGGFRDVSRPDARAAVLSDYVHFLTTHGSHRDTYAESSHRSFFSSWRDGRPTSPRQVLAFAEKRSKQMLSSSFPDSQLDAIGCLPMILPFILLSASANEEQAVSAAVEFVKLTHPHPKVPEYVSIYSRALHAVLGGASVRQQAEHALKRLDAWEDCRSYGCKAARFPRGSDEQLKVHQSAVSYLGLACYTKGALSSLFYLAHEFHDDVSGGILANTNCGGSL, encoded by the exons ATGTCTCCTGTGCGGTGCTCGGtgagcagtgcattgtgggggaTGTGTGCAGCTGACTCCGTGTCCATGCCGGTCCACTGGTACTACAACGTAGACGACATCAGGAGGGACTTCGGCGGCTGGATGTCCGGCTTCGCGGCCCCCAGAGACCGACACCCGTCCAGCATCCTCAGCCTCTCCAACACCG CCGGTAGCGGTCGGACCGCCTGGTCCTCCGGCGCCAAGCGACCCGATGTGGTCGGTAGTGTGATCCTCCACGACAAACTGGACCTGTGGAAGACCTCCAAGGGCTCCGTGCACTACCATCAAG gtcttcagtcTGGGGACAACACCCTGAACGTCCTCTGTTCCCTCCGAGCTGCCCGCTCACTCGTCTCCGGAGGTTTCCGCGACGTTTCTCGGCCGGACGCTCGTGCCGCCGTGCTGTCggactacgtccacttcctgACCACGCATGGCTCGCACCGCGACACGTACGCCGAGTCCTCCCACCGCTCATTCTTCTCCAGCTGGCGGGATGGCAGGCCGACGTCACCCCGTCAG gttcTGGCCTTTGCAGAAAAACGCAGCAAGCAAATGTTGAGCTCCTCGTTCCCCGACAGCCAGCTGGACGCCATTGGCTGCCTACCCATGATCCTCCCCTTCATCCTGTTGTCCGCCTCGGCCAATGAGGAGCAAGCT GTCTCAGCAGCTGTAGAATTCGTGAAGctcacccacccccacccgaAGGTGCCCGAATACGTGTCAATCTACAGCCGGGCGCTGCACGCCGTTCTGGGTGGAGCCAGCGTCCGGCAGCAGGCGGAGCACGCTCTGAAGAGGTTGGACGCCTGGGAGGACTGCCGAAGTTACGGATGCAAGGCGGCCAG gtTTCCTCGGGGTTCTGACGAGCAGCTGAAGGTCCATCAGAGCGCCGTGAGCTACCTGGGCCTGGCCTGCTACACTAAAG GAGCTTTGTCCAGCTTGTTCTATCTGGCCCACGAGTTCCACGACGACGTCAGTGGAGGAATCCTGGCCAACACCAACTGTGGAG GTTCTCTTTGA
- the LOC117740736 gene encoding uncharacterized protein LOC117740736 isoform X1 — protein MSPVRCSVSSALWGMCAADSVSMPVHWYYNVDDIRRDFGGWMSGFAAPRDRHPSSILSLSNTAGSGRTAWSSGAKRPDVVGSVILHDKLDLWKTSKGSVHYHQGLQSGDNTLNVLCSLRAARSLVSGGFRDVSRPDARAAVLSDYVHFLTTHGSHRDTYAESSHRSFFSSWRDGRPTSPRQVLAFAEKRSKQMLSSSFPDSQLDAIGCLPMILPFILLSASANEEQAVSAAVEFVKLTHPHPKVPEYVSIYSRALHAVLGGASVRQQAEHALKRLDAWEDCRSYGCKAARFPRGSDEQLKVHQSAVSYLGLACYTKGALSSLFYLAHEFHDDVSGGILANTNCGGENCNRGAALGALLGAGGAYRGASIPQEWRDQLRDAQEFIPDIMKDME, from the exons ATGTCTCCTGTGCGGTGCTCGGtgagcagtgcattgtgggggaTGTGTGCAGCTGACTCCGTGTCCATGCCGGTCCACTGGTACTACAACGTAGACGACATCAGGAGGGACTTCGGCGGCTGGATGTCCGGCTTCGCGGCCCCCAGAGACCGACACCCGTCCAGCATCCTCAGCCTCTCCAACACCG CCGGTAGCGGTCGGACCGCCTGGTCCTCCGGCGCCAAGCGACCCGATGTGGTCGGTAGTGTGATCCTCCACGACAAACTGGACCTGTGGAAGACCTCCAAGGGCTCCGTGCACTACCATCAAG gtcttcagtcTGGGGACAACACCCTGAACGTCCTCTGTTCCCTCCGAGCTGCCCGCTCACTCGTCTCCGGAGGTTTCCGCGACGTTTCTCGGCCGGACGCTCGTGCCGCCGTGCTGTCggactacgtccacttcctgACCACGCATGGCTCGCACCGCGACACGTACGCCGAGTCCTCCCACCGCTCATTCTTCTCCAGCTGGCGGGATGGCAGGCCGACGTCACCCCGTCAG gttcTGGCCTTTGCAGAAAAACGCAGCAAGCAAATGTTGAGCTCCTCGTTCCCCGACAGCCAGCTGGACGCCATTGGCTGCCTACCCATGATCCTCCCCTTCATCCTGTTGTCCGCCTCGGCCAATGAGGAGCAAGCT GTCTCAGCAGCTGTAGAATTCGTGAAGctcacccacccccacccgaAGGTGCCCGAATACGTGTCAATCTACAGCCGGGCGCTGCACGCCGTTCTGGGTGGAGCCAGCGTCCGGCAGCAGGCGGAGCACGCTCTGAAGAGGTTGGACGCCTGGGAGGACTGCCGAAGTTACGGATGCAAGGCGGCCAG gtTTCCTCGGGGTTCTGACGAGCAGCTGAAGGTCCATCAGAGCGCCGTGAGCTACCTGGGCCTGGCCTGCTACACTAAAG GAGCTTTGTCCAGCTTGTTCTATCTGGCCCACGAGTTCCACGACGACGTCAGTGGAGGAATCCTGGCCAACACCAACTGTGGAG GGGAGAACTGTAACCGCGGGGCGGCGCTGGGGGCCCTGCTGGGGGCCGGGGGGGCCTACAGGGGCGCCAGCATCCCCCAGGAATGGAGGGACCAGCTGAGAGACGCCCAGGAGTTCATTCCCGACATCATGAAGGACATGGAGTGA
- the f7l gene encoding coagulation factor VII: MASVSRETRRLFFLLLLIASIPACTGLPEDKGGVFVSRPEASVFLHRTRRANFLFEELRRGDLERECREEKCSYEEAKEIFTLHQQLEDFWRLYTGVDHCLSSPCKNGATCTRHFDTYVCKCPPRFHGSHCDKARPASLGCRYRNGGCEHFCKPLPNRSHVCFCAPGYRLHRDGSFCLPEEPVACGRPQIHFAPRVVNGENCPKGHCPWQALLTEGNDFFCGAVVLSDHWVLTAAHCVWKKNASVFNITVGDHDLSKDDQTEQKRRVVKVLIHHGYNQTSWDSDLALLKLHRPVKLGPYVVPICLSARNSTFSRTLATIRQSTVSGWGRQSLFGSTAKILQRLTLPRVPLQECRLHTRLNITRNMLCAGLKSGGRDACKGDSGGPLVTRYKKTWFLTGVVSWGKGCATENMYGVYTKVSNFLGWIEDMMSTV; this comes from the exons ATGGCGTCCGTCAGCAGAGAAACGAGGCgactcttcttcctcctactcctcaTCGCttctatcccagcatgcactgggctTCCTGAAG aTAAAGGAGGTGTGTTCGTGAGCAGACCCGAGGCCAGCGTCTTCCTGCATCGCACTCGTCGAgccaacttcctgtttgaggagctgaggagaggagatctGGAGCGCGAGTGTCGGGAGGAGAAATGCTCCTACGAGGAGGCAAAGGAGATCTTCACTCTGCATCAGCAGCTG GAGGACTTCTGGAGGCTCTACACAG GGGTGGACCACTGCCTGTCGTCTCCCTGTAAGAACGGAGCCACCTGTACTCGGCACTTCGACACCTACGTCTGCAAGTGCCCTCCGAGGTTCCACGGATCCCACTGTGACAAAG CTCGTCCGGCCTCACTGGGCTGTCGCTACCGAAACGGAGGATGTGAACATTTCTGCAAGCCGCTTCCGAACCGTTCTCACGTCTGTTTCTGCGCTCCGGGGTATCGTCTGCACCGGGATGGCAGCTTCTGTTTGCCCGAAG AACCTGTGGCCTGTGGAAGACCTCAGATACATTTTGCCCCGAGGGTCGTCAATGGGGAGAACTGCCCCAAAGGACACTGTCCGTGGCAG GCTCTGCTAACTGAGGGCAATGATTTTTTTTGCGGAGCCGTCGTTCTGTCCGATCACTGGGTTTTAACTGCAGCTCACTGTGTTTGGAAAAAGAATGCGTCTGTCTTCAACATCACCGTCG GTGACCATGACCTCAGCAAGGACGACCAGACTGAGCAGAAGCGGCGTGTGGTCAAAGTGCTGATCCACCACGGCTACAACCAGACCAGCTGGGACAGCGACCTGGCCTTGCTGAAGCTGCACCGCCCCGTCAAACTGGGCCCCTACGTGGTCCCCATCTGCCTTTCTGCGCGGAACAGCACCTTCAGCCGAACACTGGCGACCATCCGCCAATCCACCGTGTCCGGTTGGGGCCGCCAGTCGCTGTTCGGTTCCACCGCCAAAATCCTCCAGCGGCTGACGCTGCCGAGGGTCCCTCTGCAGGAGTGCCGCCTCCACACCAGACTCAACATCACTAGGAACATGCTCTGTGCCGGGCTGAAGTCCGGCGGCCGGGACGCCTGCAAAGGAGACAGCGGCGGCCCTTTGGTGACTCGCTACAAGAAGACCTGGTTCCTGACGGGCGTGGTGAGCTGGGGGAAGGGTTGCGCCACTGAAAACATGTACGGGGTCTACACCAAAGTCAGCAACTTCCTGGGCTGGATCGAGGACATGATGTCCACCGTCTGA
- the f7 gene encoding coagulation factor VII: MWLKVFFTFVFSFSGCRPASVFLDPDRAHGVLIRTRRYNSGWLEELQMGDLKRECLEEQCSYEEAREVFEHTETTDEFWSTYNLPDSCMSTPCLNGGSCSPQGLSYTCYCLPRFSGLGCELEHKAVRDSCLLENGGCDHFCDEDEGGRRLNCSCADGYFLDVDGQSCVGKEAIACGMVPVLQERKVEQLDSRARIVGGTECPKGECPWQVLLLYKGKGFCGGVIYKPTWILTASHCLEDADARFLKVVAGEHNTEVQEGTEQLLQVSEIFMHENYVKATANNDIALLRLASPVVYTSYAVPACLPTRPLAERDLWAVSRHTVSGWGRRAENGPTSILLRRLSVPRIRTQQCQEESGVALTENMFCAGYIEGREDSCKGDSGGPLVTKYKKTAFLLGIVSWGKGCARPGNYGIYTRVSNYLDWIHNRTANASEASAHNRTA, from the exons ATGTGGCTGAAAGTGTTCTTCACCTTCGTCTTCAGCTTCTCCGGCTGCCGGCCGGCTTCAG TCTTCCTGGATCCGGATCGAGCCCACGGCGTCCTGATCCGGACCCGGAGGTACAACTCTGGCtggctggaggagctgcagatggGAGATCTGAAGAGGGAGTGTCTGGAGGAGCAATGCTCCTACGAGGAGGCCCGGGAGGTGTTCGAACACACCGAGACCACG GACGAATTCTGGAGCACGTACAACC TCCCAGACAGCTGCATGTCGACTCCATGTCTGAACGGCGGCAGCTGCTCCCCTCAGGGTTTGTCCTACACCTGCTACTGCCTGCCCCGGTTTAGTGGACTCGGCTGTGAGCTCG AGCACAAGGCAGTTCGTGACTCCTGCCTACTGGAGAACGGAGGCTGTGACCATTTCTGTGACGAAGACGAGGGAGGACGAAGACTCAACTGCTCATGTGCAGACGGCTACTTCCTGGATGTTGATGGGCAGAGCTGCGTCGGCAAAG AGGCGATAGCGTGCGGTATGGTCCCCGTCCTGCAGGAACGCAAAGTCGAGCAGCTGGACTCTCGAGCTCGGATCGTCGGAGGAACCGAGTGCCCCAAAGGTGAATGCCCCTGGCAG GTGTTGCTGTTGTATAAAGGCAAAGGCTTCTGTGGAGGAGTGATCTATAAGCCCACATGGATCCTCACAGCGTCTCACTGCCTGGAGGACGCCGACGCTCGCTTCCTGAAGGTGGTCGCAG GTGAGCACAACACGGAGGTGCAGGAGGGCACGGAGCAGCTCCTCCAGGTCTCCGAGATCTTCATGCACGAGAACTACGTGAAGGCCACCGCCAACAACGACATCGCCCTCCTCCGCCTGGCCTCGCCCGTTGTCTACACGTCGTACGCCGTGCCGGCCTGCCTGCCGACACGCCCGCTGGCCGAGCGCGACCTCTGGGCCGTCAGCCGGCACACGGTGAGCGGCTGGGGCCGGAGGGCCGAGAACGGGCCCACCTCCATCCTGCTGAGGCGGCTGAGCGTGCCGCGGATCCGGACGCAGCAGTGCCAGGAGGAGAGCGGCGTGGCGCTCACGGAGAACATGTTCTGCGCCGGGTACATTGAGGGCCGGGAGGATTCGTGTAAAGGGGACAGCGGTGGCCCCCTGGTGACCAAATACAAGAAGACGGCCTTCCTGCTGGGCATCGTCAGCTGGGGGAAGGGCTGCGCCCGACCGGGCAACTACGGCATCTACACGCGAGTGTCCAACTACCTGGACTGGATCCACAACCGGACCGCCAACGCCAGCGAGGCTTCAGCACACAACCGGACGGCCTGA